One region of Quercus lobata isolate SW786 chromosome 2, ValleyOak3.0 Primary Assembly, whole genome shotgun sequence genomic DNA includes:
- the LOC115976486 gene encoding COP9 signalosome complex subunit 3, whose amino-acid sequence MNSLEGVVVQIQGLSSSAGDISRLHVILKQAEESLRSESTRLSPILNQLDPSNHSLGYLYILEACTSASVSKEQAAMLVPYIARFISYCAPEQIRLAPEKFIAVCKRFKDQVMLLGTPMRGVAPLQAAVRKLQNSSEHLTTLHPEFLLLCLLAKCYKTGLSILEEDIFEVDQPRDLFLYCYYGGMICIGQKRFRKALELLHNVVTAPMSSINAIAVEAYKKYILVSLIHNGQFSTSLPKYTSSAAQRNLKNHCQPYIELANSYSTGKIAELEQYVQTNEEKFESDNNLGLVKQVVSSMYKRNIQRLTQTYLTLSLQDIANTVQLNSPKEAEMHVLQMIQDGEIFATINQKDGMVRFLEDPEQYKSCEMIERIDSSIQRIMSLSRKLTTMEEQMSCDPQYLAKAGRERQRFDFDDFDTVPQKFNI is encoded by the exons ATGAATTCGTTGGAAGGTGTGGTGGTGCAAATCCAAGGGCTGTCGAGCAGCGCCGGAGACATCTCACGCCTCCACGTCATCCTAAAACAAGCCGAGGAATCGCTCCGCTCCGAGTCGACTCGGCTGTCTCCGATTCTCAACCAGCTCGACCCTTCCAATCACTCTCTCGGTTATCTCTATATCCT AGAGGCTTGCACATCTGCTTCGGTTTCGAAAGAGCAAGCTGCTATGCTGGTTCCCTACATTGCCAGATTTATTAGTTATTGTGCTCCAGAGCAAATTCGCTTGGCCCCTGAAAAGT TCATAGCTGTTTGTAAGAGGTTCAAGGACCAGGTCATGCTACTTGGAACACCAATGCGTGGGGTGGCTCCATTGCAGGCAGCTGTACGGAAACTTCAGAATTCTTCAGAACATTTGACTACTTTGCATCCGGagtttcttcttctctgtttaTTGGCAAAGTGTTACAAAACTGGTCTGTCAATTTTGGAGGAAGATATCTTTGAAGTTGATCAACCAAGGGACCTTTTTCTCTACTGTTATTATGG GGGGATGATATGCATAGGACAAAAGCGTTTTCGCAAGGCACTGGAGCTCCTACATAAT GTTGTTACTGCTCCAATGTCAAGTATAAATGCCATAGCTGTTGAAGCTTACAAAAAATACATATTGGTTTCTCTCATTCACAATGGACAG TTCTCTACCAGTCTTCCTAAGTACACTTCTTCAGCCGCTCAGAGAAATCTAAAGAACCACTGTCag CCCTACATTGAACTGGCGAATAGTTATAGCACTGGGAAAATTGCAGAATTAGAGCAGTACGTCCAGACAAACGAGGAGAAGTTTGAAAGT gaCAACAATCTTGGACTGGTGAAGCAGGTTGTGTCATCCATGTATAAGCGAAATATCCAGAGATTGACTCAGACATACCTGACCCTCTCTCTCCAAGATATTGCCAACACAGTACAATTAAACAGCCCTAAAGAGGCAGAAATGCATGTCCTACAAATG ATCCAAGATGGTGAGATATTTGCAACAATCAACCAGAAGGATGGAATGGTTAGATTCCTGGAGGACCCTGAACAATATAAGTCCTGTGAGATGATTGAGCGTATCGATTCATCCATCCAAAG GATAATGTCACTGTCAAGGAAGCTGACTACTATGGAAGAGCAGATGTCATGTGATCCTCAGTACCTAGCAAAG GCTGGGAGAGAAAGACAGAGATTTGACTTCGATGACTTTGATACTGTTCCTCAGAAATTTAACATATGA
- the LOC115976485 gene encoding protein TPLATE — protein MDILYAQIQADLRSNDALRQTGALLQALQQSAAGRDISILAKSAVEEIVASPASAVSKKLAFDLIRSTRLTSDLWDTVITGVRSDLDFPDPDVTAAAISILSALPSHRLSKLLTDSTKEINTCFDSSSDNLRFSITETLGCILARDDVVTLCENSVSLLDRVSTWWTRIGLNMLDRSDNVSKVAFESVGRLFQEFDSKRMSRLAGDKLVDSENSLAIRSNWVSSMVDFVWKKRNALMARSLVLPVESFRATVFPIVYAVKAVASDAVEVIRKLSKSSSSSTSSVLDSNAERFVGVSDVVSHLAPFLASSLDPALIYEVGINMLYLADVPGGKTEWASLSIIAILTLWDRQEFSSARESIVRAVVTNLHLLDLHMQVSLFRRLLLMVRNLRAESDRMHALACICRTALCVDLFAKESVRRGQKPLAGTDIASLFEDARIRDDLNSVTSKSLFREELVASLVESCFQLSLPLPEQKNSGMESRVIGALAYGTGYGALNWTEPALEVVEVCRPCVKWDCDGRTYAIDCYLKLLVRLCHIYDTRGGVKRVKDGASQDQILNETRLQKLQRELVKDLREVNTPRICARLIWAIAEHIDLEGLDPLLADDPDDPLNIIIANIHKVLFNIDSSADTTNRLQDVQAVILCAQRLGSRNLRAGQLLIKELEEFRSSNLSDSVNKHQSRMILQRIKYVTSHPDSRWSAVSEARGDYPFSHHKLTVQFYEAAAAQDRKLEGLVHKAILELWRPEPSELTLLLTKGVDSTSLKVPPTAISLTGSSDPCYVEAYHLADSSDGRITLHLKVLNLTELELNRVDIRVGLSGALYYMDGSPQAVRQLRNLVSQDPVLSSVTVGVTHFERCALWVQVLYYPFYGSGAAADYEGDYTEEDPQIMRQKRSLRPELGEPIILRCQPYKIPLTELLLPHKISPVEFFRLWPSLPAVIEYTGTYTYEGSGFKATAAQQYGESPFLSGLKSLSSKPFHRVCSHIIRTVAGFQLCFAAKTWYGGFLGMMIFGASEVSRNVDLGDETTTMMCKFVVRASDASITKEIGSDLQGWLDDLTDGGVEYMPEDEVKVAAVERLRISMERIALLKAAQPRPKTPKSDDENEDEDEEDEDKKKKKKKDGEEDGKTKGPSTLSKLTAEEVEHRALQAAVLQEWHMLCKERNQSQN, from the exons ATGGACATCCTCTACGCTCAGATCCAAGCCGACCTCCGCTCCAACGACGCCCTCCGCCAAACCGGAGCTCTCCTCCAAGCCCTCCAGCAGTCCGCCGCCGGTCGCGACATTTCCATCCTCGCCAAATCCGCCGTCGAAGAAATCGTCGCCTCCCCTGCCTCCGCCGTCTCCAAAAAGCTCGCCTTCGATCTCATCCGCTCCACTCGTCTCACCTCCGACCTCTGGGACACCGTCATCACCGGCGTTCGCTCCGATCTCGATTTCCCCGACCCTGACGTCACCGCCGCCGCAATCTCCATCCTCTCCGCCCTCCCTTCCCACCGGCTCTCCAAGCTCCTCACCGACTCCACCAAAGAGATCAACACCTGCTTCGATTCCAGCAGCGATAACCTCCGCTTCTCCATCACCGAAACCCTAGGTTGCATTCTCGCTCGCGACGACGTCGTTACGCTATGCGAGAACAGTGTTAGCCTCCTCGACCGAGTCTCCACCTGGTGGACTCGGATCGGCCTCAACATGCTTGATAGATCCGATAACGTCTCCAAAGTCGCATTCGAATCCGTCGGGAGGTTGTTCCAAGAGTTTGATTCGAAGCGGATGAGTAGGTTGGCTGGAGATAAGCTCGTCGATAGCGAGAACTCGCTTGCGATTCGGTCCAATTGGGTTTCTTCAATGGTGGACTTCGTGTGGAAGAAGCGGAACGCGTTGATGGCTAGGTCGTTGGTTTTGCCGGTGGAGAGCTTCAGAGCTACGGTGTTTCCGATAGTGTATGCGGTCAAGGCCGTCGCTTCAGATGCCGTTGAAGTCATTCGGAAGCTAtcaaaatcttcttcttcttcaactagTAGTGTATTGGATTCAAATGCGGAAAGGTTCGTCGGGGTTTCGGACGTGGTTTCGCATTTGGCACCGTTCTTGGCTTCGTCATTGGATCCGGCATTGATCTACGAAGTCGGGATTAACATGTTGTATTTGGCTGATGTACCTGGAGGAAAGACCGAGTGGGCTTCGCTCTCCATCATTGCGATTCTCACGCTTTGGGATAGGCAGGAATTCTCTTCTGCCAGAGAGAGTATTGTTAGGGCTGTTGTTACCAATCTACACCTTCTTGATCTTCATATGCAG GTTTCATTGTTTAGGAGGTTGCTTCTTATGGTGAGAAACTTGAGGGCAGAATCAGATCGCATGCATGCTTTGGCTTGCATTTGTAGGACAGCTCTCTGTGTTGATCTATTTGCAAAGGAAAGCGTTCGAAGAGGTCAGAAACCTCTTGCAGGAACTGATATTGCTTCACTTTTTGAGGATGCAAGAATAAGAGATGATCTTAATAGTGTAACAAGTAAAAGCTTATTTAGGGAGGAGTTAGTAGCATCACTGGTGGAAAGTTGCTTTCAGTTGTCCCTACCTTTGCCTGAACAAAAGAACTCAGGCATGGAGAGCAGGGTCATTGGAGCTTTAGCATATGGAACTGGTTATGGTGCTCTGAATTGGACGGAGCCTGCTTTGGAAGTTGTGGAAGTGTGTAGACCTTGTGTCAAGTGGGATTGTGATGGTCGGACCTATGCAATTGATTGCTACCTGAAGTTGCTTGTTAGGTTGTGCCATATCTATGATACGAGGGGTGGTGTAAAGAGGGTGAAAGATGGAGCTTCTCAAgatcaaattttaaatgagaCAAGGTTGCAAAAATTACAACGTGAACTTGTGAAAGATCTACGTGAG GTGAATACCCCAAGAATATGTGCTCGCCTTATTTGGGCTATTGCAGAACACATTGACCTAGAAGGATTGGACCCACTTCTAGCTGATGACCCTGATGATCCGCTTAACATCATTATAGCAAATATTCACAAAGTTTTGTTCAACATAGATTCATCTGCAGATACAACAAATAGGCTTCAAGATGTTCAGGCAGTTATTTTATGTGCTCAGCGGCTGGGATCACGTAACCTTAGGGCTGGGCAATTACTGATTAAAGAACTTGAAGAGTTCAGAAGCAGCAATTTGTCTGATTCTGTCAACAAGCATCAGAGCCGCATGATATTGCAGAGAATTAAATATGTTACAAGTCATCCAGATAGCAG GTGGTCAGCTGTTAGTGAAGCCAGGGGAGATTACCCATTTAGCCACCACAAACTAACTGTTCAATTTTATGAGGCAGCTGCAGCTCAGGATAGAAAGTTGGAAGGATTGGTTCACAAGGCTATTTTAGAGCTTTGGAGGCCAGAACCTAGTGAATTAACTCTTTTGCTGACAAAAGGAGTTGACTCTACTTCACTGAAAGTTCCTCCAACTGCAATTTCTTTGACTGGTAGCAGTGATCCATGCTATGTTGAAGCATACCATTTAGCAGACTCAAGTGATGGAAGGATCACTCTGCATTTAAAG GTCTTAAATTTAACTGAGCTTGAACTAAATCGAGTGGACATTCGAGTTGGGTTGTCTGGGGCATTATATTATATGGATGGGTCTCCTCAAGCAGTTCGGCAGCTGCGTAATCTTGTTTCACAG GATCCAGTACTGTCCAGTGTAACGGTGGGTGTAACTCATTTTGAGAGATGTGCCCTTTGGGTGCAAGTATTATATTATCCATTCTATGGGAGTGGTGCTGCAGCAGATTATGAAGGTGACTACACTGAAGAGGATCCACAAATCATGAGACAAAAGAGAAGCTTAAGGCCTGAGCTAGGAGAGCCTATTATTTTGAGATGTCAACCTTACAAAATTCCGCTGACTGAGCTTCTTTTGCCGCATAAAATCTCTCCTGTTGAATTTTTCCGCCTATGGCCCAGTTTGCCAGCAGTAATAGAGTACACTGGTACATATACATATGAAGGAAGTGGCTTCAAGGCTACGGCTGCACAGCAGTATGGTGAATCACCTTTCTTAAGTGGACTGAAATCTTTGTCCTCTAAGCCATTCCACAGAGTTTGTTCACATATTATCCGGACTGTGGCAGGGTTTCAG CTTTGTTTTGCTGCAAAAACTTGGTATGGAGGTTTTCTGGGCATGATGATCTTTGGTGCCAGTGAAGTGAGCAGAAATGTGGATTTGGGAGATGAGACAACCACCATGATGTGCAAATTTGTGGTTAGAGCCTCTGATGCATCAATTACAAAGGAGATTGGATCAGATCTACAGGGATGGTTGGATGATCTTACTGATGGGGGTGTGGAGTACATGCCCGAAGATGAAGTGAAGGTGGCCGCTGTTGAGAGGCTTAGGATCTCAATGGAAAGAATTGCCTTACTGAAAGCAGCCCAACCACGACCGAAGACTCCAAAATCTGATGATGAAAACgaggatgaagatgaggaagatgaggataaaaagaagaaaaagaagaaagatggtGAAGAAGATGGAAAAACGAAGGGACCTTCAACCTTGTCAAAGTTAACTGCAGAGGAGGTTGAGCATCGTGCTCTTCAAGCTGCAGTGCTCCAGGAGTGGCACATGTTGTGTAAAGAGAGGAACCAAAGTCAAAATTAA
- the LOC115970134 gene encoding plectin-like, with amino-acid sequence MRNLGDGEGGYVADALGRTMLLPTDMAKLKNMRMQEVFLSAKRYLGMAIQANYRMEEEVKGQSKTAKFERDKRIDAARTLKNSEADLAKAKEDLKEAVRDRDCAVAGLTGAQKQAEEQTKRLLAAEEQLQIAKEQISDLKKKLVMADNAKGVAEFTRDEAMRAKQEAEFARTEAETAKDKAEEEGYEAGVADTQASLKAQIPGVCRLYCSQVWEEALKRVKVEASSDLWKAESVFYPPAIRETTSTSSEAMSAPQEAEAAESEAAQIIVTPGESTEGGEPHAATEAPGGLNPEMPKEAAEPTVSTQISSAEELAIFVQPLQAIPLTDVPQSTETNPAQPSQEGDVSQGPEAIPARPSQDVAKMKSKK; translated from the exons ATGAGGAACCTTGGAGACGGCGAAGGCGGTTATGTGGCCGACGCGTTAGGGAGGACCATGCTGCTTCCTACTGATATGGCGAAGTTGAAAAatatgaggatgcaggaggttttcctTAGCGCAAAGAGGTACTTGGGTATG GCTATCCAGGCCaactataggatggaggaagaagttaaGGGGCAGAGTAAGACCGCAAAGTTTGAGCGCGATAAACGTATTGACGCTGCGCGAACCCTTAAAAATTCCGAGGCTGACCTCGCGAAGGCTAAGGAGGACTTAAAAGAGGCTGTCCGAGACAGGGATTGTGCCGTGGCAGGTTTGACTGGTGCCCAAAAACAAGCCGAGGAACAGACAAAGCGCCTACTCGCTGCCGAGGAGCAATTGCAGATTGCTAAGGAACAGATCagtgatttgaagaagaaactgGTCATGGCAGACAATGCTAAGGGCGTGGCGGAATTTACCAGAGATGAAGCCATGAGGGCCAAGCaggaggctgagtttgccagaACTGAGGCCGAAACTGCTAAGGACAAGGCTGAGGAGGAGGGTTATGAAGCGGGGGTGGCTGATACCCAGGCCTCCCTTAAAGCTCAAATCCCTGGAGTATGCAGGctatactgctcccaggtttgggaagaggcccTTAAACGAGTTAAGGTGGAAGCTTCATCCGacttgtggaaggcggagagcgTATTTTATCCTCCAGCCATCCGTGAGACCACCTCCACCAGCTCCGAGGCTATGAGCGCTCCACAGGAGGCTGAGGCTGCTGAGTCAGAAGCTGCTCAGATCATCGTCACTCCTGGCGAGTCAACTGAAGGAGGAGAGCCTCATGCTGCGACAGAAGCACCTGGAGGTCTAAATCCCGAGATGCCTAAAGAAGCTGCCGAGCCTACGGTCAGCACTCAGATCTCTAGTGCCGAGGAACTAGCCATCTTTGTTCAGCCCCTACAGGCCATTCCACTTACTGATGTTCCCCAAAGCACCGAGACTAATCCTGCTCAGCCTTCCCAAGAAGGGGATGTCTCCCAGGGCCCCGAGGCTATACCTGCTCGGCCTTCCCAGGACGTGGCCAAAATGAAATCTAAGAAGTAG